From Luteococcus japonicus, one genomic window encodes:
- a CDS encoding siderophore-interacting protein has protein sequence MNAPRQPRPARRATVTGKELLTRDMVRVHFEGADLRQIGPLEKTDSYVKLLFPPSGAGYTLPFDPDRVQDEHPREQWPVSRTYTVRHHDLDAGRMSIDFLVHGDAGIAGPWAMRAEPGESVVFRGPGGGWAPRPDAPHHLLVGDETALPAIGAALDDLPHGASATAVLQVADASVHLPLRSLPGLDVIWLHRDEQPGAEPVLAAVERLELPWDGLEAFVHGSADMVRLLRRHLLGERAMPREHLSLSGYWRPGLDEDHWQASKQDFAAQMEQETTSGA, from the coding sequence ATGAACGCCCCACGCCAGCCCCGCCCTGCCCGCCGCGCCACCGTCACCGGCAAGGAGCTCCTCACCCGGGACATGGTGCGCGTCCACTTCGAGGGGGCGGACCTGCGCCAGATCGGCCCCCTGGAGAAGACCGACAGCTACGTCAAGCTGCTCTTCCCACCATCGGGTGCCGGCTACACGCTGCCCTTCGACCCGGACCGGGTGCAGGACGAACACCCGCGGGAGCAGTGGCCGGTCAGCCGCACCTACACCGTGCGCCACCATGACCTGGACGCCGGGCGGATGAGCATCGACTTCCTCGTCCACGGCGACGCCGGGATCGCCGGCCCATGGGCCATGAGGGCGGAGCCGGGGGAGTCCGTCGTCTTCCGCGGGCCGGGCGGTGGCTGGGCCCCGCGGCCCGACGCGCCACACCACCTCCTGGTGGGGGACGAGACGGCCCTGCCTGCCATCGGTGCCGCACTGGACGACCTCCCGCACGGCGCCTCCGCGACGGCGGTCCTGCAGGTGGCCGATGCCTCGGTGCACCTGCCCCTGCGTTCCCTGCCGGGGCTGGACGTGATCTGGCTGCACCGCGACGAGCAGCCCGGTGCCGAACCCGTCCTGGCCGCAGTCGAGCGGCTCGAACTGCCCTGGGATGGGCTGGAGGCCTTCGTGCACGGCTCGGCGGACATGGTCAGGCTGTTGCGGCGTCACCTGCTGGGCGAGCGTGCCATGCCCCGCGAACACCTGTCCCTGTCCGGCTACTGGCGCCCCGGTCTCGACGAGGACCACTGGCAGGCCAGCAAGCAGGACTTCGCCGCCCAGATGGAGCAGGAGACCACCTCGGGGGCCTGA
- a CDS encoding amino acid permease yields MAQTETPARDEHQLHRGLRARHLNMIAIGGAIGTGLFVASGQTINEAGPGGALLAYAAIGFMVYLLMQSLGEMSTWLPVAGSFEAFGTRFVSPSFGFATGWNYWFNWAITVAAELVAASLVMKYWLPDVQAWVWSAIFLAILFLLNAASVGTFGESEFWFASIKVVTVIIFLVVGLAMILGIMGGRSAGFSNWTQGEAPFVNGWQGMLGIFMIAGFSFQGTEMIGVAAGEAEHPEKSIPRAIKAVFYRIMLFYIGAIAVVGFLISYTDKRLLSADVDNIAVSPFTLIFERAGIAGAASLMNAVILTSILSAGNSGMYVSTRMLYGMARSGKAPKVFGTTTKRGVPMAALLATTLVGAFCFIASLIGDGGAYLWLVNASGLAGFITWMGIAWCHYRFRRAFVAQGRSLDELPFRAKWFPLGPLVALAMCAVVVAGQNYQAFLGDVDIEGLFASYLGLPVFLALWAGHKLVTKAPTVDLASADLSRTDVPDDVAYDLIP; encoded by the coding sequence ATGGCCCAGACCGAGACACCTGCACGCGACGAGCACCAGCTCCACCGCGGACTGCGGGCGCGCCACCTCAACATGATCGCGATCGGCGGTGCCATCGGCACTGGCCTGTTCGTCGCCTCCGGTCAGACCATCAACGAGGCTGGTCCGGGCGGCGCACTGCTGGCCTATGCCGCCATCGGCTTCATGGTCTACCTGCTGATGCAGTCCTTGGGGGAGATGTCCACCTGGCTTCCCGTCGCCGGCTCCTTCGAGGCCTTCGGCACCCGCTTCGTAAGCCCGTCCTTCGGCTTCGCGACGGGCTGGAACTACTGGTTCAACTGGGCCATCACCGTCGCCGCCGAACTGGTGGCCGCATCCCTGGTGATGAAGTACTGGCTGCCCGACGTGCAGGCCTGGGTCTGGAGCGCCATCTTCCTGGCCATCCTCTTCCTGCTGAATGCGGCCAGCGTCGGCACCTTCGGTGAGAGCGAGTTCTGGTTCGCCTCCATCAAGGTGGTCACCGTCATCATCTTCCTCGTCGTGGGCCTGGCAATGATCCTGGGCATCATGGGCGGCCGCTCGGCAGGCTTCAGCAACTGGACCCAGGGCGAGGCCCCCTTCGTCAACGGTTGGCAGGGCATGCTGGGCATCTTCATGATCGCTGGATTCTCCTTCCAGGGCACGGAGATGATCGGTGTGGCAGCCGGCGAGGCCGAGCACCCGGAGAAGTCCATCCCGCGCGCCATCAAGGCCGTCTTCTACCGCATCATGCTCTTCTACATCGGTGCCATCGCGGTGGTCGGTTTCCTGATCAGCTACACCGACAAGCGGCTGCTGTCCGCAGACGTCGACAACATTGCCGTCAGCCCCTTCACCCTGATCTTCGAGCGGGCCGGCATCGCCGGTGCCGCATCGCTGATGAATGCGGTGATCCTGACCTCCATCCTCAGCGCCGGCAACTCCGGCATGTACGTCTCCACCCGGATGCTGTACGGCATGGCGCGCTCCGGGAAGGCGCCCAAGGTCTTCGGCACCACCACCAAGCGGGGCGTGCCGATGGCGGCGCTGCTGGCCACCACCCTCGTCGGTGCCTTCTGCTTCATCGCCAGCCTGATCGGCGACGGCGGTGCCTACCTGTGGCTGGTCAATGCCTCGGGCCTGGCCGGCTTCATCACGTGGATGGGCATCGCCTGGTGCCACTACCGCTTCCGGCGCGCCTTCGTCGCGCAGGGGCGGTCCCTCGACGAGCTGCCCTTCCGCGCCAAGTGGTTCCCGCTGGGCCCGCTGGTGGCGCTGGCAATGTGCGCCGTCGTCGTCGCCGGCCAGAACTACCAGGCCTTCCTGGGTGACGTGGACATCGAGGGCCTGTTCGCCTCCTACCTGGGTCTGCCGGTCTTCCTGGCCCTGTGGGCGGGGCACAAGCTAGTCACCAAGGCCCCCACGGTGGACCTGGCCTCGGCGGACCTGTCGCGCACCGACGTCCCCGACGACGTGGCCTACGACCTGATTCCGTGA
- a CDS encoding thermonuclease family protein: MTSRARGEVIAALLVVALFCAVVGPVWWRRWQDGTLGTAPVPAPVSPVVTPSVAGQRAATVVRVSDGDTVILRLSGRETTVRILNIDTPETQKAGTPVECLGPEASRALASLLPVGKAVEIAHDGPRKDRYGRTLAAVWADGRLVAEQMAKQGWSGAAVVSRADTWYAPVAAAQQEAIAARRGLYDPSIPCTLAGQTATRVTSLRVEAATTPAQLEARRRRLTTAIAQSEALRASLAPPDSQLSAIQRQRHPAAWRYARVRELDGALATARAALR, from the coding sequence GTGACCTCCCGCGCCCGGGGAGAGGTCATTGCCGCACTGCTGGTGGTGGCGCTCTTCTGCGCCGTCGTCGGGCCGGTCTGGTGGCGACGGTGGCAGGACGGGACGCTGGGCACTGCCCCCGTTCCGGCACCCGTGAGCCCCGTCGTGACCCCGTCGGTTGCCGGGCAGCGGGCTGCGACCGTGGTCCGGGTCAGCGACGGGGACACCGTCATCCTGCGGCTCTCCGGACGGGAGACCACGGTGCGCATCCTCAACATCGATACCCCGGAGACCCAGAAGGCAGGGACTCCCGTGGAATGTCTGGGCCCCGAGGCCAGCAGGGCCCTGGCTTCGCTGTTGCCTGTTGGCAAGGCCGTGGAGATTGCCCACGACGGCCCACGCAAGGACCGCTACGGCCGTACCCTCGCCGCGGTGTGGGCCGACGGCCGGCTGGTGGCCGAGCAGATGGCCAAGCAGGGCTGGAGCGGTGCCGCCGTCGTGAGCCGTGCGGACACCTGGTACGCGCCCGTCGCCGCTGCCCAGCAGGAGGCGATCGCCGCCCGTCGGGGGCTCTATGATCCGTCGATCCCGTGCACGCTGGCCGGGCAGACCGCAACGCGGGTCACGTCGCTGCGCGTCGAGGCCGCCACCACCCCCGCACAACTGGAGGCGCGACGTCGCCGATTGACGACGGCGATCGCGCAGTCCGAGGCACTGAGGGCAAGCCTGGCACCGCCCGACTCGCAGCTCAGTGCCATCCAGCGGCAACGGCATCCTGCGGCCTGGCGGTATGCGCGGGTCCGGGAGCTCGACGGGGCCCTTGCGACGGCACGGGCCGCATTGCGCTGA